In Apium graveolens cultivar Ventura chromosome 10, ASM990537v1, whole genome shotgun sequence, the following are encoded in one genomic region:
- the LOC141693743 gene encoding 1-aminocyclopropane-1-carboxylate oxidase homolog 12-like yields MKTMYILHLYVHATLTLRQRQNISTKNNKAMAPTTTNSDLQDEQRLKSLKDFDETKAGVKGLSDSGVTTIPDFFIHPVENLSRNLTQSTLSIPVIDLSQLHSDVYKPKIVEQIREAAQTWGFFQVINHSSPVSVLEETIAAIKSFHEQPSEVKAKYYGREEGRGVMYASNNDLYRSKAACWHDSLQVWMAPEAVAEEEIPEICRREVVQWDVHAKKVGESVLELLALGLGLEGGKFKDLDFCGARVFVGHIYPYCPQPDLTMGITSHTDPTIITVLLQNQVQGLQVKHGQEWVDVKPLHGGLIINIGDILQIASNGEYKSVEHRVIANSNRESRISIVMFMNVSTWKESADGGKYYGPLPELLTPENPPVYRDFTLQEYMQNFYTKGLDSKSLIDKITILKRI; encoded by the exons ATGAAAACAATGTACATTTTGCATTTGTACGTACATGCAACTTTAACACTACGACAACGTCAAAACATTTCTACAAAAAATAACAAAGCAATGGCTCCTACAACCACCAACAGTGATCTTCAAGATGAGCAACGATTGAAAAGTCTAAAAGATTTCGATGAAACCAAGGCCGGTGTTAAAGGCCTATCTGATTCCGGTGTCACCACCATCCCCGACTTCTTCATCCACCCCGTCGAAAATCTCTCTCGCAACCTTACACAATCCACTCTGTCAATTCCAGTAATTGATCTCTCTCAATTACACTCTGATGTTTATAAACCAAAAATCGTTGAACAAATCCGTGAAGCTGCCCAAACATGGGGCTTCTTCCAGGTGATAAACCATAGCTCTCCAGTCTCTGTCTTGGAAGAAACGATCGCCGCGATTAAATCATTTCACGAGCAGCCAAGTGAAGTTAAGGCAAAGTACTACGGAAGAGAAGAGGGACGTGGAGTTATGTATGCTAGTAATAATGATTTGTACCGATCAAAGGCTGCCTGCTGGCACGACTCGTTGCAGGTGTGGATGGCTCCAGAAGCTGTAGCTGAAGAGGAGATACCGGAGATTTGCAGGAGAGAGGTGGTGCAGTGGGACGTGCACGCGAAGAAGGTCGGAGAGAGTGTGTTGGAGTTGTTGGCTTTAGGATTAGGGTTGGAGGGTGGAAAGTTCAAGGACTTGGACTTTTGTGGTGCAAGAGTTTTTGTTGGGCATATTTATCCGTACTGTCCTCAGCCTGATCTGACTATGGGGATTACGTCGCATACTGATCCCACGATTATTACTGTTCTGTTGCAGAATCAGGTTCAGGGGTTGCAGGTTAAGCACGGCCAGGAGTGGGTTGATGTCAAGCCTTTGCATGGAGGTTTAATTATTAACATTGGAGATATACTTCAG ATTGCGAGTAATGGGGAGTATAAAAGTGTAGAGCACAGGGTAATAGCCAACTCGAACAGAGAATCAAGGATCTCAATTGTGATGTTTATGAATGTGTCAACATGGAAAGAATCAGCAGATGGAGGGAAATACTATGGGCCTCTACCGGAGTTGTTGACACCAGAAAACCCTCCGGTGTACAGAGATTTTACACTACAAGAGTACATGCAAAACTTTTACACCAAGGGACTGGATAGCAAGTCCTTAATAGATAAAATTACAATATTGAAGAGAATCTAG